A region from the Pontixanthobacter aestiaquae genome encodes:
- the recN gene encoding DNA repair protein RecN, whose translation MLTQLSIRNIVLIEALDLQFAGGLGVLTGETGAGKSILLDALGLVLGNRADMGLIRAGEEQASATATFEFAKLPDALREVLDDAEVEIEPGEPLILRRRLKADGGSKAFVNDQPVGVALLRAMAGALVELHGQHDDRGLVNPRGHRMLLDRYADANVDAVAKAWAAWREADAKLAEAKASIVQAKEDEDLLIAHLAELVELQPVEGEETHLAGLRSDMQKGERLQGELEDLRKVWDGSKSPLASLRSAARKLERIAEEHELLAGALESLDRAVIEAGEAEDKLTEAGYQLTHDPAALDDAETRLFELRAAARKHRCEVDALPALMLDMRAQLDAIEGGEAGVGALEKAAKAAREAYESEAKALHDKRTKAAAKLDKAVAAELAPLKLDAAKFQTQVEALPEDRWGASGMDGVEFLISTNPGAPFAPLNKIASGGELSRFILSLKVALAEQGGAATVIFDEIDRGVGGAVASAIGDRLARLADGGQLLAVTHSPQVAARGGQHYMIAKSSEGTVTRTSVRLLSDIERKEEIARMLSGAETTDEARAQADRLLEGV comes from the coding sequence ATGCTTACCCAGCTTTCCATCCGTAACATCGTATTGATCGAGGCGCTGGACCTGCAATTTGCGGGTGGCCTTGGCGTGCTGACGGGTGAGACGGGTGCGGGTAAATCGATTCTGCTCGATGCGCTGGGGCTGGTTCTGGGCAATCGCGCCGATATGGGCCTGATCCGCGCGGGCGAGGAACAAGCGAGTGCAACGGCCACGTTCGAATTTGCGAAACTGCCCGATGCTCTGCGCGAAGTGTTGGACGATGCCGAGGTCGAGATTGAACCGGGCGAACCACTGATCCTGCGCCGCCGGCTCAAGGCCGATGGCGGATCAAAGGCGTTTGTGAATGACCAGCCTGTCGGCGTGGCGCTGCTGCGCGCGATGGCGGGGGCGTTGGTCGAGCTGCACGGGCAGCATGATGATCGCGGTCTCGTCAATCCGCGCGGCCACCGGATGCTGCTGGATCGCTATGCTGATGCGAATGTCGATGCGGTGGCAAAGGCTTGGGCGGCTTGGCGTGAGGCGGACGCGAAACTGGCGGAGGCAAAAGCCTCCATCGTGCAGGCCAAGGAAGACGAAGATCTGCTGATCGCGCATCTGGCGGAATTGGTGGAGCTGCAACCGGTAGAGGGAGAGGAAACCCACTTGGCGGGTCTGCGCTCCGACATGCAGAAGGGCGAACGGTTGCAGGGTGAGCTGGAGGATCTGCGCAAGGTCTGGGACGGTTCGAAATCACCGCTTGCTTCCTTGCGTAGCGCTGCGCGCAAGCTGGAGCGGATTGCCGAAGAGCACGAATTGCTCGCCGGTGCTCTGGAATCGCTCGACCGCGCGGTGATCGAAGCGGGCGAGGCGGAGGACAAGCTGACCGAGGCGGGTTATCAACTGACGCATGATCCGGCGGCGCTCGACGATGCAGAAACGCGGCTGTTCGAACTGCGCGCGGCGGCCCGGAAACACCGGTGCGAGGTGGACGCTCTGCCTGCACTGATGCTGGACATGCGCGCGCAACTGGACGCAATCGAAGGCGGCGAAGCGGGTGTTGGCGCGCTGGAGAAAGCCGCCAAGGCCGCGCGTGAGGCGTATGAGAGCGAAGCGAAAGCGCTGCACGACAAGCGCACCAAAGCGGCGGCGAAACTGGACAAGGCGGTTGCAGCTGAACTGGCGCCGTTAAAACTGGATGCGGCGAAATTCCAAACGCAGGTAGAGGCTCTGCCCGAAGACCGCTGGGGTGCCAGCGGGATGGACGGCGTGGAATTCCTCATCTCCACCAATCCGGGCGCGCCCTTTGCACCGCTCAACAAGATTGCCTCAGGCGGTGAGCTGTCGCGCTTTATCCTGTCGCTGAAAGTGGCACTGGCCGAACAAGGCGGCGCGGCAACGGTGATCTTCGACGAAATTGACCGCGGCGTCGGCGGTGCCGTGGCGAGCGCGATCGGTGACCGATTGGCACGACTGGCCGATGGCGGGCAATTGCTGGCGGTAACCCACTCACCGCAAGTGGCCGCACGCGGCGGGCAGCATTACATGATCGCGAAATCCTCCGAGGGCACCGTAACACGCACTTCCGTACGATTGCTAAGCGATATCGAACGCAAAGAAGAAATCGCGCGGATGCTGAGCGGCGCGGAAACAACCGATGAGGCTAGAGCGCAGGCGGATCGATTGTTGGAGGGGGTGTGA
- a CDS encoding outer membrane protein assembly factor BamD, whose amino-acid sequence MLLGGCASLGGGGGDGADTAYIARDVETLYFSAKDRLDRGNAPLAAALFDEVERQHPYSPWARRAQLMSAFSYYVGRDYNKSIASAQRFLSIHPGNKDAPYAYYLIGLSYYEQISDVTRDQKITEQALAALTEVNRRFPTTEYAADARLKLDLVNDHLAGKEMEIGRYYQRSGRWLAAQIRFQNVIDTYQTTSHAPEALYRLTESSLALGVPAEANKYAAVLGANYPGNEWYEKAYELIQDESPDA is encoded by the coding sequence ATGCTGCTTGGCGGGTGTGCCTCGCTTGGCGGCGGTGGCGGTGATGGTGCCGACACAGCCTATATCGCGCGCGATGTGGAGACGCTGTATTTCAGCGCGAAGGACCGGCTTGATCGCGGCAATGCGCCTCTTGCGGCGGCTCTGTTTGACGAGGTTGAGCGCCAGCATCCCTATTCGCCATGGGCCCGCCGCGCGCAGTTGATGAGCGCGTTCAGCTATTATGTGGGCCGTGATTACAACAAGTCGATCGCGAGCGCGCAGCGCTTTCTGTCGATCCACCCGGGCAACAAAGATGCACCCTATGCCTATTACCTGATCGGGCTCAGCTATTACGAGCAGATCAGCGATGTGACGCGCGACCAGAAAATTACCGAGCAGGCGCTGGCCGCGCTGACCGAAGTCAATCGCCGTTTCCCGACAACGGAATATGCCGCCGATGCGCGGCTGAAGCTGGACCTTGTGAATGACCACTTGGCGGGCAAGGAAATGGAAATCGGGCGCTATTACCAACGCTCGGGCCGCTGGCTCGCCGCGCAGATCCGCTTCCAGAATGTTATCGACACCTATCAAACCACCAGCCACGCGCCGGAGGCTCTCTATCGCCTGACCGAAAGCAGCCTTGCTTTGGGCGTTCCGGCAGAAGCCAACAAATACGCCGCTGTTCTGGGGGCCAACTATCCCGGCAATGAGTGGTACGAAAAGGCTTACGAGCTGATTCAGGACGAATCACCCGACGCTTGA